aataaaaatatttttatttataaaatattgtgtcattaataaataaataaatatatatatatttttaataaaatatgctaaaatttcaatttattaaactttattttgaaatgaaatgtatAATATTCAATTATATCATTAattatatttcttaaaaaaataaaaaatgattatatatttatttatatgttttttaattatattttaaataaaatattagtgATTAATTACcaatcaattaaaatatataagtaatttattcatatatatatatatatatatatatatatatatatatatatatatatatatatatatatatatatatattactttagcTCATACAATATAATTAGGCAATTGTTAATGTAAGAAtcttataaaaaaatttcaaattatttcctcagtaaataattaaataattactaaACCTTAATGTATTCTAATCAAATTTTGATTCTCATATATAAAATCTTATATAGATTAGGGGGAAAATTTTCAATAGAAGCATTGAAAAAAATTCAGTGGggcataaagaaaataatatatatatatatatatatatatatatatatatatatatatatatatatcctcttaatttttatctttatttttatgtttttttatataaaaattagcaTATTATATTAAACATCAATTTTTATCTAAAAGTTTAAAACTTTCAATTACTAAAATCTTATCTCATACAAAAAAAATGTTACTTAAATTTTTTTACTACatgtattaagaattttaaaatcctattttttttataagtaagaactttaaaattcttaaacttacaattttatgtattataaaacTCTACTCATCATATCATATATCTCTAAAAATCAATAATTCttgtaactaaattttcaatGAGATTAGAAAAATGGTGAACTACTGTAAGATTTCTAGTTTTTGACattattcaaaataaatttaaccgTCTTTTTATTctttgaaaattatatatatatatataattattacaaaatttaaacatttgtttttaaaaattttaatgataacacTTCAAAAATagcttatatatttttttctactTTATTTATCCTTTTATTGGTACatatcaattaatttaaaaaataataaaaaataatctattaataaacttatttcaaaatttaaaattgaaaactacataattttatatcttttatcaaatataaaatttatcagttactattaaaaaatttatttattaaaacttaaaataaattctaattaattaaaatttaatcattaacaaaattataatttcaaaaatattaaatgaaaattatattatattattaaaataaaacaataaataattttcGCAACGGGTGCGGACAAAACAACTCGTTATAATTGTGTTTACGAGAGAAATTTTGATAGACGCGaaaaacaattaattattttttatattatttttataattaggaaattttattgacttttttttttttaatctatactTGTGGGAATGCAGCCACaaatttttaattgtaaaaatGTAGAATTCGTACTACAATAGTAATTGCATGTGATTTTGAATTTTCAGCATTACTTGAATTTCCTTCCTTTTTTTAGTCCATTCAACActgaatttttcattttcattggTGGAAAAGAAAAGACTTGGAACTTCATTACACTAAATtgatagtacagaattttccaccTTGCATATATGCATATATTGAATCTTGAAGTTTGAAGGGACTATTGCTTTTAAAGGGTGTGgggaaaaaaaacaaaaaaaaaaaaaagggagtaaTCCCAGCACAGTCTAATCATGGTTAAGGTTTATTAATTTAATCCAACTTTGAGTATGGGGGTAGAAGGATTGGTTCATTGATGATTTCATTCACAGCGCTAACCATCTTGTGTGGACTTGAATACTTATCATCACCCATGTAGAAGAGGTGCAAGACCTTGCTCATCTTCCAAAACAAATCTTTGCAATCTTTAGGAACCACGCTTCCTTTTGTTTGTTGAACCATTCTCAGTAATTCTCTTCTATGGCTCTCTATGAGTCTTGTAACCTCCTCTTGAGCCTCCTTTTCAGTTACGGCTCCACGACCATGTACTATAGCTAATGACACACTATTCAATTTTCCTTGTGCACCTTCTCTCTGCAAGTTAATTTGCATCAATGCACAGATGGAGTAAAGATGAAGTTGGTGAATAGAAATTGATGTAtggttattatatttatatacacTGAGGAATTAACCTAGCTACATATACATACCGCAACGGTTACGCAATCATTTAGAAGTCGCCCAATTATGCTGACATGCATGAAGAGATTATTGTACTCCTGGGTTTCCACAGCTTGCTCAGGGAGCTTAGATCCCATTAAATAAAGTGATATGAGAATAACAGGTCCTAAGGCAAATGATACATATCCATTTGTAATGTACTCATACATTGTCGGCACTAGTTTGTTTTTGGCCCATTCAGCTTCCTTTAACATGGTATCCAGCAGAGTGATCCACTACACAcatgaatataaatatattattagatgATTACGTTAAACATAAaaattagcaaactaattaattaaaatgaatacTTCTTACAATATCAATTAAGTGCTTTTTGACGCATCGGCCTTGTTGTTTGCTGGCCTTGTCAGCAAGGTCATTAGTTGTGCCATAAATTGCATAAAAGAGTATCTCCACATCTTTGGACTTGAATCCAATTGTTGAGTGTTCATCCCATCTGAGTTTCAATAGATCATTTAATTTGTTAGCTATATCATAAAATGGATAATAGAAGCTCTAGTATATTACATATATGTATACCGAAAAATTCTTGTTTAGACTTAATCTATTATGAATTTAAGACATAACATAtataataaaaatcaaatataaaatagATGAAATCGAATGTTCATATCTTGAATTCATGATGTTTCAAGTCTAAGTAAATTTTTTCATATATACCTCTGAATCAATTCGATTAGATTTAGAAGTTCCTCCATTGAACCAGCAAAGTCGAAGAAATCATCAACAACTGTTGTTAGAACAGTGTTTTGAGCCCATGAGATGCGAGCATCAGAAAGATCAGGGTGGGAAAGGACTGCAGCAATGGAAAAATGGGCATATGCGATCTTCTGCcttgcaaacttcaatttatCCAAATTATATTCTTTGACCCATCTGCTTAATTTTATtcaaaaatacaatttaaaattaattattcaaagAAATTCCTTTTTTCTCCATTGGCTAGGGGAAAACTAAAACAAAAACAACAACAGACTAGTGAAATTACCTCTCCAAATAATCCAGTTCTTCGCGGTGTATGGCCTGACACTTATTGAAGTCTTGGAATGAAAGTGTCAAGAGATCTCTGTTATCAATATTGAAATacctataaagaaaaaaaaaagagaaagatattattattattattattaaaaaatataaacttCCTCACAGTTACAGGAAATTATTAGGTGTGTCTAGCACACTAGATTTTAGTGCTCCTAACGCTCATATAAATGTGAGTTCTACCATAAGTTATGAGAAGTAGATCTCACATTTATGTGAGTGAGGGAGCACATGCTACTGCGGGTGTCTATTGTAGAATTTACCCTTATATAGATATAGTCTATTATGTATTTATATCTTGGGTTCACGATGAATTTATACAAAAATTTCCCCAACAAGAGATGTCACCTTACCTATAAGATGTTTTAAGAAGTGAAATGTTGTCTACATTGTAATTCTCAATGTAGCGACGACTTTCGGTTCTTTCCAAACTGGCGTATGGATGCTTCAGAGCATAATCcacctgtaaatttaatattatttaattatttttaatataagaaaacattaattaattgaaaatgtGATTTGCTCAAGTGTTGTACCTCATTTTGCAAACTCTTGTCTTGAATCGCCCCAGTACTCACTAACTCATTTTCAAGGTAAGTTCTTGTCCAATCATAAATTCTTTCAAGAACAGGTTCATTTGGAAATATTATCATCTGTGAAGCTTTGTATAACTCCAAAGCAGAATTTATATCACtcattgaatttaaaatattttcttgTTTGTCAAAATTTGCCAATGCATCTGCACCAAGACATATAGAAATTAGGCTATGTATGGTTTCTAATTTAGAACTGAATTGAAGGACGGTACCCAAATTGAAAGAAGAACCATCATTACAAGAACTAAACCATAGCAAGCTAAACTTATATTTATTGTTTTGATTCAGTTTTAGTTTTTTATAAGAACCGAATCGAAACTGAATTTAAACGTATGttatacacacacacactatTGTATGATGTTAATActattatttttgtttttattttgatGTTAGAAATTTAaggttatttttattcttttgaaatgaacgCAGGAATGCTATAGTTTTAGGTGTAAGAATCAAGATTTGTACTGAAATTGAAACTAAAATTGCAATCGAAATGGAACTGAAACTAGAATTGAAATCGTACCAAAATTGTTTAGAACTTATCTAGAATTGGAGTCAAATTTTAGTTCCaattttaattcctaaaaattaaaaaattaaaggcTTGATTCCAATTTCAATTCTTACTTAGAACTAGACTCGAAGCCAAAATCGAACACCCCCTAATAGGTATTCCAATGGTAAGCTAAGTACTAACGCTCAAACACCTCAAATTCATAGATGGAAAAATTTTACCTGAAGAGATTTCGTAGCCATTCATCCGTAGAAGTCGAAATCCCAAGGCACAACATGCAGGGTCTAAAAATATTTCTTCACTGCCTTGCATCCAAGATCTGTTCACCAACCCACTTAATCATTTCATTTCTTAATTAATTACTAGAAGGGATTATTCAATGCTTTCAGAGCAAATACTCCCTCTCTATAAATATATGAGTTTCACTTTACTGTAAACAAGGAAAAACAAAAATTTTGTGTATAAAGAATCACTATTTTTTATGCTCCTGGAGCATGCTTTAATTTTCCAATTAATAAAGGGTTAAGTGAGGAATCACCTGTATATATCATCTAGTGTGGTTGCTATTACTTCTGTGAAATGTCTATCTATTCCCAGCTTTATCAAATTGTCAATCATATGGAGACGGGGATAGATATCCAGGGGATAAATGGTAGGAactgtaaaagaaaaattttaactcAGCACATGCAACATAAAACCTCAAGTATATATATCTGAAAAATGCCATAATTTACATCTAAAATTGAGTGTATTACAACTTAGTTTAGGAGGTTCGTCGAAACCCATAATTTAGTTAtctattttcaattttaaataattgaGTTGAAATAAATTTTTGTTTTGTCAACAAATTAGTATCTATGTTCAAATTTCAtcaaatttatcattaattatgggttaaataaacaaaatactttTAATTTTCAAATTGAAACAATtaaatctctaaatttttattttattaacaaaatgatGCTtgcatttaaatatattaaaatctcTTCAACTGTTCGAAAATATTTGCATTTCGTATGcatatttatgaaatatttaatattagaataatatatatatatatatatacattagtTTTTCATGATTTATAGCAAACTCTTATGAGTAAATATTATATtgatcaaattaataattttcaCAATGTGATCATTTTTATTCAtataattttataagaaaattatCCAATCACATTAACTTTTTTAGAATTCCTATCACACTAGTTTTAATTATTActtaagaaataaaattttagactATATAGTGACAAATTAGAGTTTTATgagaaaatataaagaaaaaaaaattaggtaaactattttttatttaaactatttctcctttttcatattgtacaagttattaatttgattaatataatacattatatttataatatactatACACGTATAAATAAAAAGTTACCATATTGTGTAATTTATTAATTTGGTTAATGtaatatttacccataaaatattgctataaataatgaaaaattataataaaattattttacccttttaattttaaaagtttcTTATGAAAATaacacatatttaattaatttaaaaattataaatacagAATGACACAAATATTTTAACGCATGTATTCTTAATGATTTAGAACATGAGTATAGGAtatcttaataaaattatatttattatattttagacataatatatgaatatattatattttacaaaatatatctaattgtttaaataatatatataataatttaaataaaaataatttaattattcaaataTAAAATTCAGATAAAGTGTCttcttttgttaaaaaaaattaaacttaagAGACTTATTTGTTTCAAattgaaaataaagttaaaactattttagttatttttttatataatttatggtaAATTGGTTAAATTTGGGTGGAtgaactaattaatttaaaaataaaattttagagtctaaattatttaacaataacacatatttaattaatttaaaaattaattaatttaaataaaattttttatgacaataacacatatttaattaatttaaaaattataaatgcaGAATGACACAAATATTTTAACGCATGATTTAGAAAACGAGTAGAGGAtatcttaataaaattatatttattatattttagatataatatatgaatatattatattttacaaaatatatcaaattatttaaataatatatataataatttaaataaaaatattttaattatttaaatataaataaaataaaacttaagaGACTTATTTGTTTCAAattgaaaataaagttaaaactattttagttatttttttatataattaatggtAAAATGGTTAAATTTGGGTGGATGAActaatttgttaataaaataaaattttagagtcTAAATTTTTTCAAATTGAAAATAAAGGGTTTAAGTTGTGGGTTGTGACAAATCTTATTAATTAACTTGTAATTTAACTTCTATGGgataaataaatctaaaatttcacCTTATTTTCTAATTATACgtagaatttttaattttaaacaatttaataacaagTTTCAATAGCCttaaaaataaaactataaatgATCACCTGCGTTGTCGAATTTTTTCACCAGTGAGGATAGGTACTCTAAACATTTTTCATCATGAAGATGAGTTAAAGCAGCTGCAGTTGCAGATGGTGAATTGAAGAGTGAGCCGTTGCTTCTTTGATATTTCATTAGCTCTTGCCAATCATTTAATCGGGTCAGTCCCTCTGCAACGTATGCAAGACGGTTTGTCTCTCCCAGGAAACTGCACATGGAGGAACCAGTATTAAAATATAACCCCCAGTCAATAATTATTCATAAAAgttgaataataaaaaatatatatattatgccTTTTAATTTCCAAATCTCTCTTGAGAAGCATCCCCTCTATTGCAGAGTTGTTGAAAGAAAGATTCAAGCCCGTTTCTCTGGCATGCTCAATCATGCCTGGAAATATTATATCAAATCCACGCGGAGAACGTTGATGCTTGTCAGTGGCAGCCCAAATGTTAGAGGCGATGAAGTCCAGACCTTTATGTACAAGTTGGTCTGCAACATTCCATTTGTGTAGAGCTAGTAGACAGGCCAACGTGGAAGAGAGTGAGTCTTTAATTAGGAGGGGATGGTCAGGGTCGAGAGCCCATGAACCATCAGGCTGTTGATTCTCCATTATCCAGTTCAAGCATTCTGGGAAAAGAGGCTGCTTGAAACTATTCTGAGAGGGTACCATCGCAACCCATGCAGTGTCATATGAAGAAACTGGCAGCTCAACCTTATCTTTCTTCAacatttctttgatttttctaagtGAATCTTTTGTATTCTGTAACAG
The sequence above is a segment of the Hevea brasiliensis isolate MT/VB/25A 57/8 chromosome 11, ASM3005281v1, whole genome shotgun sequence genome. Coding sequences within it:
- the LOC110660517 gene encoding ent-kaurene synthase, chloroplastic, which gives rise to MMLSCTGTLKIVLSQSAKGKPNSADPSLQLFNKKQQNVVNTKDSLRKIKEMLKKDKVELPVSSYDTAWVAMVPSQNSFKQPLFPECLNWIMENQQPDGSWALDPDHPLLIKDSLSSTLACLLALHKWNVADQLVHKGLDFIASNIWAATDKHQRSPRGFDIIFPGMIEHARETGLNLSFNNSAIEGMLLKRDLEIKSFLGETNRLAYVAEGLTRLNDWQELMKYQRSNGSLFNSPSATAAALTHLHDEKCLEYLSSLVKKFDNAVPTIYPLDIYPRLHMIDNLIKLGIDRHFTEVIATTLDDIYRSWMQGSEEIFLDPACCALGFRLLRMNGYEISSDALANFDKQENILNSMSDINSALELYKASQMIIFPNEPVLERIYDWTRTYLENELVSTGAIQDKSLQNEVDYALKHPYASLERTESRRYIENYNVDNISLLKTSYRYFNIDNRDLLTLSFQDFNKCQAIHREELDYLERWVKEYNLDKLKFARQKIAYAHFSIAAVLSHPDLSDARISWAQNTVLTTVVDDFFDFAGSMEELLNLIELIQRWDEHSTIGFKSKDVEILFYAIYGTTNDLADKASKQQGRCVKKHLIDIWITLLDTMLKEAEWAKNKLVPTMYEYITNGYVSFALGPVILISLYLMGSKLPEQAVETQEYNNLFMHVSIIGRLLNDCVTVAREGAQGKLNSVSLAIVHGRGAVTEKEAQEEVTRLIESHRRELLRMVQQTKGSVVPKDCKDLFWKMSKVLHLFYMGDDKYSSPHKMVSAVNEIINEPILLPPYSKLD